TCACTAATCGCAAGCTACTTGCCATTCTTATTCGTAGGGATAATGTCCCTCGGATTTGCGCCATTGGCATGGTTGGTTTCGAGGTTCATCAGGCCTTCGAAGTCGACAGAGTGGACCGAGGAGACATACGAGTGCGGTTCGACCCCGATAGGAAATACGCGTATCCAGTTCAGGATGCAGTACTACGCTTTCGCTTTGATTTTCGTGGTATTCGACCTGATTGTCACGTTCCTTCTTATCTGGTCCGTCGCCTTTGACGGATTGTCTACAAACGCTACCGTTTGGCTTCTCATCTTCCTCGGAATCATGCTTTTGGGAGTCGTGTACTCTTTGAAGAAGGAGGAAAACATATGGATATGAGCCTCTACCCGCACGCCGTGGCCATGAGTGCCGATGAGTTCATGAGCTGGTCTACAGCCATGATCAACGACCTCATGAGTTCCGGTACCAGGAGGACCATCGACAAACTCACCGGACCCATCTGGGCCTGGGCTATGAAGAACTCGATGCACCCCCTGCACTGGGGACTGGCTTGCTGTGCCCTTGAGATGGCGCAGGCTTCCGCCCCCCGTTTTGATGCAGAGCGTTACGGAATGATCTACAGGTCTTCTCCCAGGCAGACCGACATTCTCCTGGTCAACGGATGGATCTCCAAGAAGATCCGCCCCCACATCAGGAGGCTTTGGGAGGAGATTCCCGCACCCAAGTGGGCAGTCGCCATGGGCGAGTGTGCCATCTCGGGAGGGCCCTGGTACGACTCTTATAACACCGTACAGGGACTGGACCAGATCGTTCCGGTGGACCTCTACATCCCCGGATGCCCCGCAAGGCCGGATGCTATGATCGACGGTTTCATGCTCCTGCAGAAGAAGATTGACAACTACTTCAGAAGAGGAGCATTCCTCAAGGACTGAACAGGGTGCTGACATGGATACGGAAATTCGTGAATATCAGGACTCCTGGGAAGGAGAGATCAAAGGGAAACTGGAGAGCCAGTTCCCCGGAAAACTTACCGTCACCGGTACCGAGACCCGCAGGGTCTACGTGAAGGCCGACAAGGCCATCATCCACGACCTCTGCAAGTTCCTCCACGACGAACTCAGATTCGAGCACTGCGCCTCCATAGCCGGTGTCGACATGAAGGACTACATGCAGGTCGTCTACCACATTGACAACTACACTACCTACAAGGGAGAGATGGTCGAGATTACTACCGATCTGCCCAACGACGACCTCCACGTGCACACCGTCTCCGACATCTGGGGCGGCGCCAACTGGCACGAGAGGGAGACCTGGGAGCTGTTCGGTATCGTATTCGACGAGCACCCGAGGCTTGAGAGGCTTCTTACGCCCGACACCTACGAGTTCTTCCCCTTCAGGAAATCCTACAAGCTCAGGGGATGGGAATGATGTCTGACGAAGATAAAACCAAGACTCCATCTATGGAGACCCGGCAGCTTGAGAACGTGGCTATCGCCGAAGGCAGTCTCCCTGTCGATGCTGCTACCGAAGCATTGTTCAAGGCCGAGACGGCAAAGATGGATACCGACAAGATGTGGATCATCATGGGTCCGCAGCACCCGTTCTCCCACGGTCTCTGGACCCTCAAGATCCAGGTCGACGGAGAAATGGTCACTGACGCAGACCCCATCGTCGGATACCTTCACAGGGGATGGGAGAAAGAGGTCGAGAACAGGACCTACCCCAAGATCATCCCCATGGCGGACCGTCTCTGCTATGCTGCATCTATGACCTACACCCACCTCTTCTGTATGGCCTGCGAGAAGGCTCTCGACATGGAGATACCGGAGAAGGCGAAGTACATCAGGATCGTGGCCGACGAGGTCAACCGTCTGCAGTCCCACCTCATGTGGCTCGCAGCCGTCGGAACCGACCTTGGAAACCTCACCGTGTTCCTGTGGGCTTCCAGGGAGAGGGAGTTCTGGATGGATATGAACGTCAGGCTCTGCGGGGCCAGGATGACCACCAACTACCCCCGTATCGGAGGAGTCAGGAACGACACCCCCGACATTTTCGACAGGGACATCATCAGGTGCTGCGACCACTTCGACAAGGCGCTCTGGGAGATCATCGGTATCATCGACGACAACTCCACCTACACCCACAGGATGATCGGCAACGGTATCCTGACCAGGGAGAAGTGCGCCAACCTCGGAATCACCGGTCCTGCCGCAAGGGGAACCGGAGTGGACTTCGATATCCGCCGCGACGACCCCTATGACAACTACGACAAGATCGATTTCGATGTGCCAGTACTGACCGCTGGAGATTCCTACGCAAGGTACATGGTAAGGATCGAGGAACTGTTCCAGTCCACCAGGATCATCAGGCAGGCCGTCGAGAAGATCAAGGCGCTCGGAAAGAACGCCCCGTACAGGCTCAAGGCCCCCATGAACATCCCTGCGGGCAGGCATTTCGCCAGGCTCGAGGATCCCCGTGGAGAGTCCATGATGTATCTGGTGTCCGACGGAACCGACAAGCCCTACAGGCTGAAGGTCCGCAGCCCTATCTTCGTCAACGTCTCTGCTTCCAAGGACCTCGTCCAGGGATGCAGGATCGCAGATGTGCCAGTCATCATGGCAATGATCGATATGTGTCTTGGAGAGACCGACAGGTGATATCATGACCGGTTACACAAGTCTTCTCGACTGGATCAGCTACCCTGACCCGCTGGCCAACCCTTACTACCCGTTCGGTGACGTCTACAACCTGCCGTACGATATCGCCCTCAAACTGTGGGACATCATCGGTGGAACCCTCGCCTGGCTCATCAACCTGATCTTCCCGGGCAACGGCGTCTCCGAGTGGCTTGTCTGTGACATGACCAGCAACTTCTTCGCGCTGGTCCTATTCATGGTCATCGTCTTCGCCGTCGCATTCGTGGCCGTCCTAGTTTCCCTATGGGAGGAGCGTAAGGTCCTCGGTAGGGGTATGGACAGACGCGGAACCATGATCGGTATGTGGGGATTCCTGCAGTGCGTCGCCGACGGATTCAAGACCTTCATGAAGGACAACATCTCCTCGACCAAGGTCGACAAGATGGGATACTGGTGGACTGTGGCGCTCATCATCGGCACCTCCGTCCTCATCGACTGTATGATCCCCCTGTCCCACAGGTGGTTCGTCGTCGACTACGGGACTGGACTGCTCATCATCATGGCGCTCTACGCTCTGGCACCGTTCTTCATCCTCGTGTCCGGATGGGCTCAGAACAACAAGTACTCGCTTATCGGAGGTATCCGTGCGGCCGAGATGATGATGGCTTACGAGGTTCCTATCCTCATCGTCATCGCCACCACCTGCCTGCTCGCCGGTTCCTTCAACATCAACGACATCGTCAACGCCCAGTACGACAACGTGTGGTTCATCATACCCGAATTCATAGGATTCATCACGTTCTTCATGTGCGCGACAGCCGAATCCGAGCGTGCTCCGTTCGACCTTGCAGAGGCCGAATCCGAGCTCGTCGAGGGATGGCAGACCGAGTACGCCGGAATGAAGTGGGGACTCATCATGCTGGCAGACTACCTCAGGGGAGCCTGCTCCTGCGGAATGATCGTCATTCTGTTCTTCGGCGGATGGACCCTGCCGTTCATAGACCTTGGATCCTGGACCTCCTGGTGGCCTGTGCCCGAGGCTGTGTTCCTGCTCAAGGCCTGGTTCGTGTTCCTGCTCATGATCATCCTCAGGCTGGCTGTAGCAAGGGTCAGGACGGATACCATCCTGAACCTCGGATGGAAGGTTTTCATGCCTCTGTCCATCGTCAACCTGGTGGTCGTCCTGCTGCTTAAGGTAGGAGGGATCTTCTGATGACTATGGAATATCTTGAGAAATACAGGGACGGAAGGCACAAGAA
The nucleotide sequence above comes from Candidatus Methanomethylophilus alvi Mx1201. Encoded proteins:
- a CDS encoding NADH-quinone oxidoreductase subunit C translates to MDTEIREYQDSWEGEIKGKLESQFPGKLTVTGTETRRVYVKADKAIIHDLCKFLHDELRFEHCASIAGVDMKDYMQVVYHIDNYTTYKGEMVEITTDLPNDDLHVHTVSDIWGGANWHERETWELFGIVFDEHPRLERLLTPDTYEFFPFRKSYKLRGWE
- a CDS encoding complex I subunit 1/NuoH family protein, encoding MTGYTSLLDWISYPDPLANPYYPFGDVYNLPYDIALKLWDIIGGTLAWLINLIFPGNGVSEWLVCDMTSNFFALVLFMVIVFAVAFVAVLVSLWEERKVLGRGMDRRGTMIGMWGFLQCVADGFKTFMKDNISSTKVDKMGYWWTVALIIGTSVLIDCMIPLSHRWFVVDYGTGLLIIMALYALAPFFILVSGWAQNNKYSLIGGIRAAEMMMAYEVPILIVIATTCLLAGSFNINDIVNAQYDNVWFIIPEFIGFITFFMCATAESERAPFDLAEAESELVEGWQTEYAGMKWGLIMLADYLRGACSCGMIVILFFGGWTLPFIDLGSWTSWWPVPEAVFLLKAWFVFLLMIILRLAVARVRTDTILNLGWKVFMPLSIVNLVVVLLLKVGGIF
- a CDS encoding NADH-quinone oxidoreductase subunit B, whose product is MDMSLYPHAVAMSADEFMSWSTAMINDLMSSGTRRTIDKLTGPIWAWAMKNSMHPLHWGLACCALEMAQASAPRFDAERYGMIYRSSPRQTDILLVNGWISKKIRPHIRRLWEEIPAPKWAVAMGECAISGGPWYDSYNTVQGLDQIVPVDLYIPGCPARPDAMIDGFMLLQKKIDNYFRRGAFLKD
- a CDS encoding NADH-quinone oxidoreductase subunit A → MSLIASYLPFLFVGIMSLGFAPLAWLVSRFIRPSKSTEWTEETYECGSTPIGNTRIQFRMQYYAFALIFVVFDLIVTFLLIWSVAFDGLSTNATVWLLIFLGIMLLGVVYSLKKEENIWI
- a CDS encoding NADH-quinone oxidoreductase subunit D gives rise to the protein METRQLENVAIAEGSLPVDAATEALFKAETAKMDTDKMWIIMGPQHPFSHGLWTLKIQVDGEMVTDADPIVGYLHRGWEKEVENRTYPKIIPMADRLCYAASMTYTHLFCMACEKALDMEIPEKAKYIRIVADEVNRLQSHLMWLAAVGTDLGNLTVFLWASREREFWMDMNVRLCGARMTTNYPRIGGVRNDTPDIFDRDIIRCCDHFDKALWEIIGIIDDNSTYTHRMIGNGILTREKCANLGITGPAARGTGVDFDIRRDDPYDNYDKIDFDVPVLTAGDSYARYMVRIEELFQSTRIIRQAVEKIKALGKNAPYRLKAPMNIPAGRHFARLEDPRGESMMYLVSDGTDKPYRLKVRSPIFVNVSASKDLVQGCRIADVPVIMAMIDMCLGETDR